The Methanooceanicella nereidis genomic interval TAAAACCCGCTGCCCCCGATAATAGCTAAACGTGGCATGTTGTGGTCATACGAGGTTAATATAAATAAATATTATCAGCCGTCGTCGTAAAGAAAAAGATCATCATTCCGGCGATTTCCTGCAAACGAATAAGCCATAACCGAAATGGTCGGTATAATAGAACATTTTTTTACCTTCGTCCATGATCTTTTTCACTTCGGGGTTCGTCATGTACAGCCACATCGACCTTAGCTGGGATATCATCGCCTTTAATTTACCATCGGCCATCCTTGCTTCCATCTCTACCCGCGGATCGGCGATATGATGCCAGGACTCCACAGACATGAACCTCTTTTCAAAAGCCTCTTTCCAGCCCTCGTATGTAAGAAGGCCGTTATTTGAATATGATGAAAATGACTTAAAGATTGATTCGATGTCCTCTTTGTCGTCTTTTAGCTCATCCATGGATCTTTGAGTGATACATACTTCATTATCGCATATCACACCGCCGGGCTTTGTGACACGGTCGTACTCTGCTATGGCGCTGTCAATATCATCCATGAATATAGTGACCGACTCAATAAGGACTTTATCAAAGGTGCCGGACTTCATTGGTAAATTACGCGCATCACATCTCAGGAATGTGACTCTGTCTTCAACCCCCATCTTTTTAGCCCTTGCCTTAGACCCTTCGATCATCTTTGGCATAATATCGACACCTACAACTTTACATCCGATCTCTTTGGCAAGCCTGCAGGAAGTCCTGCCGAATCCGCAACCGACATCCAGGACACTTGAATCGGGCTTAATGTCAGCTTTTTCGATCAAGAAGTCGGTAGCAGATTTTCCCCCGATGTGTTTTGCAAAGCCTATCGATGCCAGCATATCAAGATAAGAAGACTTAGACGGATCACGATCAATATCATCCATGCCCTGATACCACCAATAAAAATATCAAAATAATATTATATAATACAATAGCGCGTAAAAAACAATCAGACTACAAAATAGAAATGAAAGAAATAAAAAAAATTAATAAACAAGCAGGCGCTTTATCCGGTTTATCACTATGGTACCGTCGCCGGCGAACACGTCGAGCTTCTTAAGCTTTCCGACATCGGTCTCGCCATTGATGTTTATGACGAATATGGATCCCCGGTTCTTGGAATATACATCCTTGAAGTCAAGCATTGCGCCGACCAGCATGAGACTGCCAGAGAATACTTTTCTCCTGATAGCATCGTCCTTTAAGAGGATCTCTATCTGATTATCGACGTTAGCCTCAGTTATGAGCGTCTCGAAATACGTATCCTCGCTTATCGGTGTCGCAGGCGGATCCTGATGGTTCTTCATATAGCTCTTCATTCCGCCCTTCTTGATGAGAAGTTTCTGCACTTCCGAGACGGTGGGCCTTATGAAATCAAGAGACCTTATGATACGAGGATGCTCTCCAGTAGCGTCCTGTGTCGCCGCACGCACTGCGCCGCATCCGGTATGGCCCAGTATCATCAATATCGGCGTGTGAAGATGGTTTACGCCATATTCTATACTGCCCATGTTAGGCTCTACACGATTGCCTATATTCTTGATAGAAAAGACTTTGCCGATCTGATCGTCTATGGTCTTTTCCATCACACGCGAGTCAGAGCATGTTACAAGCGTGACTTCGGGACGCTGGCCAAACTGAATGTCATCATATATACCGAGTTTTGTCGCCTCTTCTGCGTAGCCCTCGTTATAACCAAGCTTGCTCTTGAGCGTGTTCAGGCTATCCTCTACCGTAATTTTTACCTTCTCTGACAAGTTTAATACCCCAAAAAAATAAAAAGGATAGAAGTCTGATTTTAGACTTCTAACCTCTTGGCGACGTCGTGATAAAGTTTCGTTACGGGTATGTCCATCGGACATACATCTTCACACCCGCCGCAGTTCACACAATCCGCGCCTTCGCCAGCTACCTTAGCAAGGTGGTAGGTAAATGATGGCGGTATACTTCCCTTAAGCTCGTAAGCCGGCGACTTGCCCTCATTTTCAGTCTTAAGAGGACAGTGTACGGTGCAGCCCATGCATTTTATGCATTTGCTGAATTCATTTGCATAATAGTACGGGTCCTTTGCAGATGCCTGGAACTGAAGCCTCTGGTGCTTTAATCCAAGCTTCAGCATAGCTCCATTGGTCTTTTCCCTGATCTCGAGGCCCTTGGGTATCGGTGCCGCGGTCTCTAACAGGCCGGCGTTCATCGCGCCGCTGAGGAGCTTTGCGCCCTTGTCGCTGCATACTTCAACGAATGTGGCCTTTCCTGCGAGGTCGCCGATAACTCCCCAGTTACCGCATGCGAGGTCAGCCATTTTCGGGATCTTGACTTCGCAGCGCTGGCAGTTAGAACGCCTTCCTGCGCCTTTCTCCTCGAGCTCATCAATGGAGATGCCCTTGTGCTCATGGTCCTTTGTGACTATGATGAACTTACCCTTGTCGATCTCTTCTTTAATGACATCGTCCGGGCTGACGCCATAGTACTGGTAGATCATATCACGGGCTTCCATCGGGCGAACTGTTCCGCCGCAGTTGAGTCCGATCATGATGATGTTGTCAAGGTTGACGACGCCCCTCTTCGCGAGCACCATCATGGACCTTGCCTCGCATCCCTTTACGGGCATAGCGATCTTCATGTTCTTTGCGCCGTCAAGGTACTTGGCGAGGAACGTCACAAGGTTCAGCGGAGCGCAGTGTAATGAGCCTGCGGATTTTATCACGTCTGCAGGGTCAGTTATCAGTGTCGGCACACCATCGTATATGTCGGCACCCCTGGTAACTGCCAGGACCGCATCGACCATGCCGCTTTCGAGAGCATACTTTAACAGAGTGGTTACAGCTCCACCGCATTCTGCCTTTGCCTTGATATCCTGGTTGGTTGTCCAGGCGTAATACATATCGTTAACGTTTACCATTTTAGTGGCCTCCTGCCTTCGGTGCGACCTTTACAGGCTCTCCTGTCGGTGCTTTCTTCTCCACAGGTATAACTTCGACCTTTGCGGAGCATACCTTGAGTTCGGGCATCTTTGCGAACGGATCAAGCGCAGCGATCGTCAGCTTGTTGGCGCTGCACTCTGCGAAGTGGAACGGTATGAAGATTATACCCTTCATGATGTCCGGGGTGACCTTTGCAGCTATCTCGATCTCGCCACGCCTGGATAGGACCTTAACCTTGTCGCCGTTCTTAACTCCGAGCGCCTTTGCGTCCTCGGTGTTTATCTCGACGAAACCGGTCTTGACCTCATCGTCAAGCGTTGCAGAACGCCTGGTCATACTGCCTGTGTGGTAGTGGAAGAGTAAACGTCCGGTCGTAAGTATGAACGGATATTCCGCGTCCGGCCTCTCTGCCTGGTACTTGAATGGTACTCCGAAGAATATTCCAAGACCGTCCGGGTGGCTGAACTTCGCTGTGTGTAATATCGGTGTTCCGGGGTGAGACGTGTCGGGGCATGGCCAGTGCAGTGCTTCGGGCTTGCTGAGCCTCTCGTAGGTCATACCAGCATACTGCGGAGTGGTCTTGCGTACCTCTTCAAAGATCTCTTCCTGGGACTTGAAGTCAAATCCTGCTACACCCATTGCCTTTGCAATGTTACAGATGATCTCCCAGTCCTGCTTTGCCTCTCCTGGCGGAGCGATAGCGGGCCTCAGTAACTGTACACGCCTCTCGGTGTTGGTGAAGGTTCCGTCCTTCTCCGCGTAAGCGGCTGCCGGGAGCACTACGGTGGCCAGTTCTGCAGTCTCGGTCAGGAATATATCCTGTACTACGAGGAAGTCGATCGCCTTAAGAGCGTGCTCGACGTGGTTAACGTCCGGGTCGGAGACCATCGGGTTCTCGCCCATTATGAATAATGATTTCATCTTGCCCTCGTCGATGGCGTTCATGACCTCGACGATGGTAAGTCCCACTTTACCCGGGATGTCCTTTACGCCCCATACGCCGCAGACCTTTGCTCTGAGCTCGGGGTTTATGACTGCCTGGTAACCGGAGACCACGTTCGGAAGCGCACCCATGTCGCATGCGCCCTGCACGTTGTTCTGGCCTCTAAGCGGGTTTACACCTGCACCGCGCTTTCCGATGTTTCCGGTGAGCATGGCGAGGTTTGACATTGACAGGACGTTGTCGGTACCGGTCGAGTGCTGTGTGACACCCATCGAGTATATTAAGGATGATGCACCGCTCTTGGCGTATATCCTGGCCATCTCGCGGATGGTGTCGGCAGGCACGCCGGTGATCGGCTCTGCCCATTCGGGCGGGCACTTCATGACCTCTTCCTTGAGAGCGTCGAAGCCCTTTGTCCTGTTCTTTATGAATTCCTTGTCCTCTAAGCCTTCCGAGAGTATGACATACATCATTGCGTTTATAAGCGCAACATCAGTACCGCTCCTGAACTGTACATAGAGATCGGCCTGCTTTGCGGTCATGTTGTATCTCGGATCGGCAACTATGAGAGTAGCGCCCGCCTTCTTTGCCCTTGCAACCCTGCGGGCTATAAGCGGGTGGTCCTCGAAAGTGTTAGAACCAATGATGAAAACGCACTTTGCTTCTTCGATATCTTTGATCGAGTTAGTCATTGCACCGCTGCCGAGGGATTTTGCAAGTCCTGCGACTGTGGTACCGTGGCAAAGCCTTGCGCAGTGGTCTATGTTAGCGGTCTCGAGAGCGACACGGGCGAATTTCTGCATTATATAATTCTCTTCGTTGGTCACTCTTGCAGATGCGAAGCATGCCATTGCATCCGGGCCATAGGTGGCTTTGATTTCCTTAAACTTTGATGCGATAAGAGAGATCGCTTCATCCCAGGTAGCCGGCACTAATTTACCGTCTTTCCTGATGAGCGGGGTAGTTAATCTGTCGTCCCTGTGAAGGAATTCGTGGGCGAAGTTACCCTTGGGACAGAGCTTACCTTCGTTTACCGGGTGTCTCTTCCATGGTTCAACTCCGACGACCTTTCCGTCTTTTGCGACAAGGTTCATTCCACAACCGCAACCACAGTATGGACAGATCGTAGGTACAACATCGATTTTCATATATTCACACCTTCAATAAGATTTGTTGTTTTTAATATAAATGAAGGGGATTAATATCCCCTTAACTTTACAGGTTCAAATAGCTGTTCTTACTGGTTTACTTTGAGGGCTGTGCCTTAGCCTCTGCTCCTGCTTTCGCTGCCGCGGGCTGCCTGAGGTAGAGGTACCAGTAAATCATACCGACGAATAATGCACCGCCGACAATGTTGCCGAGCGTGACGGGTATGAGGTTTGTTACGAAGAAGTTATACCAGCTTATGTTGCCGAATGCAACTCCAGCATTTGTAAGGCTTGCTGCGATCGTTGCGTCCGTGGAGACGAATATTCCCAGCGGTATAAAGAACATATTTGCGATACAGTGTTCAAATCCGATCGTGACGAAAGCCATTATCGGGAACCAGCAAGAGAAGATCTTACCTATAACATCGTCTGCACTTAATGCGAGCCATACTGCAAGGCAAACAAGCCAGTTACAGCCTATTCCCCTGAAGAACGCCGTAGTAAAGTCCAGTCCGCATTTTCCGTTTGCCACAGTTGCCGCCCAGCTTGCCCAGGGGATCGAGTTGAATAATCCGCACTTGTACGCAAGGAAGTATGCAAGGAATATGGAACCTATGAAGTTACCAATGTAAACAATGGTCCAGTTAATTGCCAGGCCACCCCAACTTGCTTCTTTATTCAACACGCTCAAAGGTGCGAACATACAGTTTCCTGTAAAGAGTTCGGAACCACCGATGACGACACACATGAGACCTACAGGGAACACTGCGCCGGCGGCGAACTTGATAAGACCGCTCGGTAACTTGATCGCTGCTGTAGTGCCATCAGAGAAAGCCAGTGAACCGCCTGCCAGTCCGCCTGCGACTATCTCACTTAATAATGCTCCAAATGCAATATATGCACCTGCGAGGAATCCCAAAAGTAATAGCTTGTCTATAGGTAGCTTACACTTAACGCCACCCGCTCCTGAAGCTGCTTTTGTTATTTCAGCGGGAACTTTAAATGCCATAATATATCCTCCTTTATTTTTAGGGGCCTGGTTCGCCATTCCAGGGCTGCCATAAAACCCTTTAAGGATGGCTACTAAAGACCTACCTTAAAAAAAGATTATATGTTATATCATAAAAGGTATATTAATGTTACGATGCGTTAACATTCTTGATTTTTATATTAAAAAGACGAATATATGTTTAGTCCGGAACTCATATGCTGCCAATTTTTATATGGCATCGTTTTTTAATCGAAGGATCACTATTTTTTGGATATATTTAGTATCAGTTTATATTTAGTTCCGTTTTAATCAATAGTTAAGTCTATAATTACGTATAAATAGCTTGCTAAAAAATGTTTAGAAAAAATGCAATTGTTAATTATATTTAGTTAATATAAAAATAGTAAGGTAATCATAATTAATAACATACCATTTTACAAAATTTTCAAACAAGGGCTAAAAGTGCGCATCCAAATAAATCCTTTGATTGCTTAGATAAGGGTAATAATGCCAAAAATATATAAGTAATGACAAATATAACACAGAATTTGTTAATTCGAATTTTTACGAGTGTTGAATATTTTTATTGAACAAGAGAAAACATTATATATTGTGGTGGAAGAGAATAACGTTTAGAGGCGGTATATTTGAGTCAAACAGTAGTAGTATCACCGACAACTCGACACGAAGGACACTCAAAGCTCGTCCTACAAGTTGATGACAACGGGATAGTGACACAGGGTAACTACCTGAGCACAACCCCGGTAAGAGGATTCGAGAAATTTATTACGGGAAGACCAATGGAGTTCGCTCCGGTCGCATCATCCAGGTTCTGCGGTATCTGCCCCATAACCCATGCGTCTGCATCTGCGGAATCCATTGAGAGAGCCCT includes:
- a CDS encoding formate/nitrite transporter family protein, which encodes MAFKVPAEITKAASGAGGVKCKLPIDKLLLLGFLAGAYIAFGALLSEIVAGGLAGGSLAFSDGTTAAIKLPSGLIKFAAGAVFPVGLMCVVIGGSELFTGNCMFAPLSVLNKEASWGGLAINWTIVYIGNFIGSIFLAYFLAYKCGLFNSIPWASWAATVANGKCGLDFTTAFFRGIGCNWLVCLAVWLALSADDVIGKIFSCWFPIMAFVTIGFEHCIANMFFIPLGIFVSTDATIAASLTNAGVAFGNISWYNFFVTNLIPVTLGNIVGGALFVGMIYWYLYLRQPAAAKAGAEAKAQPSK
- the fdhF gene encoding formate dehydrogenase subunit alpha; this encodes MKIDVVPTICPYCGCGCGMNLVAKDGKVVGVEPWKRHPVNEGKLCPKGNFAHEFLHRDDRLTTPLIRKDGKLVPATWDEAISLIASKFKEIKATYGPDAMACFASARVTNEENYIMQKFARVALETANIDHCARLCHGTTVAGLAKSLGSGAMTNSIKDIEEAKCVFIIGSNTFEDHPLIARRVARAKKAGATLIVADPRYNMTAKQADLYVQFRSGTDVALINAMMYVILSEGLEDKEFIKNRTKGFDALKEEVMKCPPEWAEPITGVPADTIREMARIYAKSGASSLIYSMGVTQHSTGTDNVLSMSNLAMLTGNIGKRGAGVNPLRGQNNVQGACDMGALPNVVSGYQAVINPELRAKVCGVWGVKDIPGKVGLTIVEVMNAIDEGKMKSLFIMGENPMVSDPDVNHVEHALKAIDFLVVQDIFLTETAELATVVLPAAAYAEKDGTFTNTERRVQLLRPAIAPPGEAKQDWEIICNIAKAMGVAGFDFKSQEEIFEEVRKTTPQYAGMTYERLSKPEALHWPCPDTSHPGTPILHTAKFSHPDGLGIFFGVPFKYQAERPDAEYPFILTTGRLLFHYHTGSMTRRSATLDDEVKTGFVEINTEDAKALGVKNGDKVKVLSRRGEIEIAAKVTPDIMKGIIFIPFHFAECSANKLTIAALDPFAKMPELKVCSAKVEVIPVEKKAPTGEPVKVAPKAGGH
- a CDS encoding SAM-dependent methyltransferase — its product is MDDIDRDPSKSSYLDMLASIGFAKHIGGKSATDFLIEKADIKPDSSVLDVGCGFGRTSCRLAKEIGCKVVGVDIMPKMIEGSKARAKKMGVEDRVTFLRCDARNLPMKSGTFDKVLIESVTIFMDDIDSAIAEYDRVTKPGGVICDNEVCITQRSMDELKDDKEDIESIFKSFSSYSNNGLLTYEGWKEAFEKRFMSVESWHHIADPRVEMEARMADGKLKAMISQLRSMWLYMTNPEVKKIMDEGKKMFYYTDHFGYGLFVCRKSPE
- a CDS encoding carbonic anhydrase, encoding MSEKVKITVEDSLNTLKSKLGYNEGYAEEATKLGIYDDIQFGQRPEVTLVTCSDSRVMEKTIDDQIGKVFSIKNIGNRVEPNMGSIEYGVNHLHTPILMILGHTGCGAVRAATQDATGEHPRIIRSLDFIRPTVSEVQKLLIKKGGMKSYMKNHQDPPATPISEDTYFETLITEANVDNQIEILLKDDAIRRKVFSGSLMLVGAMLDFKDVYSKNRGSIFVININGETDVGKLKKLDVFAGDGTIVINRIKRLLVY
- a CDS encoding Coenzyme F420 hydrogenase/dehydrogenase, beta subunit C-terminal domain, with amino-acid sequence MVNVNDMYYAWTTNQDIKAKAECGGAVTTLLKYALESGMVDAVLAVTRGADIYDGVPTLITDPADVIKSAGSLHCAPLNLVTFLAKYLDGAKNMKIAMPVKGCEARSMMVLAKRGVVNLDNIIMIGLNCGGTVRPMEARDMIYQYYGVSPDDVIKEEIDKGKFIIVTKDHEHKGISIDELEEKGAGRRSNCQRCEVKIPKMADLACGNWGVIGDLAGKATFVEVCSDKGAKLLSGAMNAGLLETAAPIPKGLEIREKTNGAMLKLGLKHQRLQFQASAKDPYYYANEFSKCIKCMGCTVHCPLKTENEGKSPAYELKGSIPPSFTYHLAKVAGEGADCVNCGGCEDVCPMDIPVTKLYHDVAKRLEV